GTTGGCTTTGGCAGCAGCCTGGAGTGCGGTGACCACGGCCGCGGCATTGAGTTCGGAACCATTGTGGAACTTCACGCCATCGCGGATAGTGAATTCCCAGGTGCGGTCGTCGCGCTGCTTCCAGGAGGTGGCCAGCATGGGGGCGATGCTGCCATCGGGTTGCATGGAGGTAAGCGTTTCTGCGCTTTGCCAGCGGGTGAGCATGAAGGCATCGTCGGAGTGCGGAGAGAGCTCGGCTTTTGGCACGCCGGCCATGGCTACGTGGATGCGCTGGGCGCTATCGCCGGAATTTCCGCCCTCGCTAAAGCAGCCCCCGAGCAGAAGGCAGATGCCGCCGAGGGCGCCGATCCGTAGTGCGGGTGTGCGTAGGTGCATGGGTGTCTCCTAGGAATGCAGTTGTGGGGTTGCGCGCAGCAGCTCCTCGAGGATGGGGCTGCCGGATGGGCCTAAAAGGTGATCCCAATCGCCTTCATCGGTGATGTGCCCTGATTCCATCACCACGGCGCGTTGGCATAGTTGCTGCGCGGCCAAGAGATCATGGCTAACGAAAAGGATACCAATATCATTAAGCTCGGAGAGCATCTGCACAGTATCGTCTTTGAGGGCGGGATCGAGGCCGGTCAGGGGTTCGTCGCAAAGCAAAAACTGTGCACCAATAGCAAGAGCGCGGGCGATGGCAACGCGCTGGGCTTGGCCGCCGGAAAGCTCATGGGCCTTGCGGTTGAGCAAGGAGGGGGAAAGATCTACTTGCTGCATGGCCTGCAGGATCCTTTGGCGATGATCACCCGGCACCTTCAATTTGGCCAAAGGGCGGGCTAGTAGTGCCTCTACCTGCAGCCTTGGGCTGAGGCTTCCCGCAGCATCCTGGGGGATAAGTTGGACCATGCGCGCCAAGCTTTTCGACGCACCCCCGCGCACCTCAACCTCGCCAGAATCAAGGGGGATCAGGCCCATCACGGCATGTAAGAGGGTGGTTTTACCGCAGCCGGAACGGCCAAGCAACGCCACTCGTTGCCCAACGCTGAGGCTTAGACAGGCGTTGTGCACGATCAACGTATCGCCTGCGCGCACATCCACCTGCTCGATGCGCAATTCCGGTGTTAGTGATTGCATTGCAACTCCACATACGAGGCCATGGTGCTATCGGCAACGATCTCACCACTACGAATTTCTAAGGCGTGCTCACAAATACTCGCCGCCAGCGCAATATCGTGGCTGATAAACACCAAGGTCTGCGCCTGTTGCAGCGCTGCTACCACCTCAGCTTGAGTAATGGCATCCAAGGCGGTGGTGGATTCATCTGCAATCAGCACCTGGGCCTGGGTTCCAAGCGCCATGGCAATCGCCGCCCTTTGTAATTGGCCTCCAGATAATTCACCCGGATAGGCCTGCATAAAACGCGAGGTGGGCCGAAGCCCGACGCGCTCCAGCAAGTCGTGGGCGCACACAGCACCAAAACTTAATTGCTTGCCAATGCGCACCAAGGGATTTAAAGCCGTGCGGCACTGCTGTTGGATCAGCGTTACCGGCGCGGCTCGCTGAATGCTTCCTTCCACACCGATGGTGGCGGGCAAACGCCCAGCAAGGGCTTGGCTTAGCAGAGATTTACCACTGCCGGAAGGTCCGAGGATGGCAATGGATTCGCCCTGGTCAATATCGACGGTGCCCTGGAGCAGGGTCGTGCTTGGATCTGCCTTTGGGTAGAGGCGAGCATCGAAATGGAGCAGGTGAGACACCGCAGTATTATATGACAAAGAAACTCAATAACACTAGGTGCTTTCAGCGCAGGTGGGGCGGTTAGGCGGTTCTAATTGCGCGGCGCAGCAGGGAGGCTATGCGGCCAAAGAGCAGATCTACTACCCATGCCAACAAGATCACCAGCACCGAACCGGTGAGCATCTCAATATAATCGCGGGTTTTAAGCCCGTGGAAGATCAAACGCCCAAGACCAATATCGGCGGTGTAGGCAGCCAGGGTGGCAGTGGCGATCACCTGCAACGCAGCGTTGCGCACACCTCCCACGATCACCGGGGCGGCAAGGGGTAGCTCGATTCGGCCAATGAGCTGGGCCTCGGTAAAGCCCATCGCCTTCGAACCATCGATGGTGTTGCGATCCACTGCGGCAATCCCGGCATAGGTGCCGGCAAGCACCGAGGGGATGGCCAAAATAACTAAGGCCAGCAGTGGGGCACCGAGCCCAATGCCGAAGATCAGTCCGAAAATGGTAAGCAAACCAAGGGTGGGCAGGGCGCGTGCGGCACCGGAGACGCCACCTACCAGCAGCGAGCCTCGGCCGGTGTGGCCGATGGCGGTGCCAGCAGGAATGGCGATCAGCGAGGCAAGAAGCACTGCTAGAAAAGAAATGCCTAGGTGTTGGAGCATGCGCGCTGCGTATTCGGGCCAGGCGGTGGTATCTGTTAGGGCCGCGAAAAGGTCATCGATCCAGGTCATGCTTTTGCCTCCCAGGGGGCTAACACGCGGCCGATGAGCAGCGTGAGGGCGTCGAAAAGCAAGGCAAGCAGCACCACTAAGACGATGCCGCTGAGCACCTCGACGTAGATGCCGCGCTGGAAGCCATCAGTAAATAGCGTGCCCAGGCTTGGCACACCGATGAGCGCGCCGATGGTGACCAGGCCGATGGTAGAAACGCACACCACGCGAATACCCGAGATCAGCACCGGGATGGCCAGCGGCAAATCAACCTTCCACAGCAACTGTTTTGGGCTTACCCCTTGCGCAAGTGCGGCGGTGCGAACATGGGCGGGTACTGAAGAAAAGGCATCCGTTGCCGTGCGCACCAAAAGGGCAATGCCATAGAGCGCGAGTGCCGTGGTGACGTTGGCGGTAGAGCGAAGCGGAAAGCCGACGATGAAGGGCAAGATCACCAACATGGCCAAAGCCGGCACGGTATAAATCAGTGCCGTACTGGCCACGAGGATGGAGCCAATGCGCTTGGTGCGAGCTGCCAGCATGCCCAGTGGGGTAGCCACGAGCACAGCAATCACGATGGCGGGAACTGCAAGCGCGAGGTGCTGCAAGAGCAGGCTCCACACCTGCGGCCAGGCATGAGAAAGCCAGGTCATTCGATCACCCCGACTGGTTTGCCGGCGCCATCGACTACCACGGTGCGTCCGCCAAGGGTGGTGGTGCGAAGTGTGCGCTGGCTGCTGTTTGCCCCAACGAACTCGGCCACAAACTCATTGGCTGGTTGTGCCAATAGTTCTGCGGGGGTGCCGGCCTGGGCGATGCGCCCGCCTTTTTCTAATACGATCACTTCATCGCCAAGGCGGAAGGCCTCGTCGATATCGTGGGTGACCAGCACGATGGTTTTATGCAGCCTGTCTTGTAATTGCAAGAGTTGGGTTTGTAGCGAGTCGCGAACGATTGGGTCAACGGCACCGAAGGGTTCGTCCATGAGCAAAATATCTGGGTCTGCCGCCAGCGCCCTGGCTACGCCCACTCGTTGTTGCTGCCCGCCGGAAAGTTGGGCGGGGTAGCGCTTATAGAGTTCTTCTCCAAGGCCCACGGCCTCGAGTGCTTGGGTGGCGCGCCGATAGGCTTCTTGTTTGGATTCCTTATTTAATAGCGGCACGGTTTTGGCATTGGCCAGGATGGTTTTATGCGGTAGGAGCCCGCCGGATTGGATGACGTAGCCGATGGAGCGGCGCAGCGCGACTGGATCGGTGCTGGCAATATCTTCGCCGCGCACGGTGATGGTGCCTGCGCTGGGGGTGACCATGCGGTTAATCATGCGCAGGAGGGTGGTTTTGCCGCAGCCGGAGGATCCTACGAGCACGGTAATTTTTCGCTCTGGGAAGCGATAGCTGAAGTCTTCCACGGCACGGGTATGGCCATAGTGCTTGCTCACATGCTGGAATTCGATCACGGCGTGTCCCTTCGAAAGCTCGAACCATAAGCGTAGTGGAATTTGTTGTGTCCGTGCAGGCCACTGTTTGAGAATAAATTGTCTGTTAAAACTAGACAAAGCGGTATGCCTCGTGTTTGGCTATAGCGCATGTCTACTCCAGCAATCGCCGCAAAAGCTTATCGACGCCGCGTGATCGCCACCCTCATGTTCGTCCAAGTCATGGCCGGATTAGGCCACGGCGTGACCTTTTCTATGGGCTCACTATTGATCTCGGAATTGCTGGGCTCTGCCTGGGGAGGCACCGCACTGGCCTTCACCATGGGTGGCGCAGCGCTGTGGGCAGTGCCGCTTGGGCGAGTAGTAGCAAACAAAGGCCGGCGCGCATCCCTGACCTTGGGCTTAAGCCTTGGCATTCTCGGTGCAATCAGCGCCTTAAGTGGCGCACAGCTTGGATTCGCCCCCTTTGTGCTGCTTGGCTTCTTACTCTTAGGCGGCGAGGTAGCCACCAATTACCAGGCACGCTTTGCGGCAGTAGACGTAGCAGTGGGCAAACACCGCGGACGCGACCTCTCGCTGGTGATGTGGGCAACCACCGTCGGTGCTGTTGTAGGCCCACAATTGATCGGGCTTACCGAAGGCATTGGCGCACACTTTGGCCTGGTGCAATTCGCAGGCGCCTACCTTTTGTGCATCACGGTCCAAGCCCTCGGCATTGTGCTGCTGCAATTTGGCCTGCGCCCAGAGCTTCAACCCAGTGATGTGCCACAGCGCCAAAAGATCCGCGTGCGCGATAATGCCCAAGCCAGCTTCGCCATGGCCACCGTTGCAGTATCGCACTTTGCCATGATCGGCATCATGTCCATGACGGCGGTGCACCTGCACCACCACGGCGCAGGCCTTGGGTGGATCGGCGTGGTGATCTCCGGGCACGTGGGCGCCATGTATGCACTAGCGCCGCTGTTTGGCATTCTTTCCGACCGCGCCGGGGCCTCGCGCGCCATCGGCTTGGGTGTGCTGCTCAACGTCACCGCCGCCGCAGTGGTGGTGATCTTTGCCCAAAGCCAGGTGGGCGTATTGATCGGCCTGATCCTGCTGGGCTTTGGTTGGTCTGCCACCTTGGTGGGCGGCTCGGCGCTGTTGGTGCGCGTGACCAAGGCAGAAGAACGCGCAGCCTACCAAGGCCGCAACGACTTGATTATGAATATCTGCGGTGCCAGCGGCGGTATCCTCGCAGGCCCGATCGTGGCCGCCTTCGGCTTACCCATCCTCGCCGGTGCCATGGGCGTGCTGGTGCTTGGCCTTGCACTGCTTGGCCCAGTCTGGGTCAAGGCATCGCTACAGTCGAGGCCATGAGCTTTCATGATCTCCTCATCGATTTGAGCGAGCGCCCCCTTAGGGTGCTTAGATCCATCGAGCAAGCCAACATCAGCCTTGAATGCGCCAATGCGCACCTAGGCGGGCACCCCAACTCCATCGTGTGGCTGTTATGGCACACCGGTAGAGAACTCGATATTCAGCTCGCAGAGCTCAGCGGCTCAGAGCAGATCTGGTTAGAGCAGGATTTCGCAGCACGCACCGGGCTGGGTGCCGAGATGGGCTATGGCCACAGCAGGCAAGAAGCGCTTAGGGTGCAGGTAAGCACCCAAGAACAATTCGATGCATTGCTGCACTATGTGGAATTAGCATTGCGTGCAACCAGAAACTACACCGCGGCATTCAGTGAGCAAGAAGCCGCAAGGATCCTCGAAGCAGATGTCACCTATGGCATCAGGCTGATCTCAATTATCGACGACGCCATCCAGCACCTGGCACAAATCCAATACATTCTGGGGGCTCAAACAGCAGGACCGCAGAATCGCTGCACCACCGCGTCATAGGCGCGGAGGCTTAAATCTAAATCCTCCAAGTGCAGGTATTCATCATGGGAATGTAGCTGCGCATGCACCGCACCAAGGGTGCGCTCGATGGCATGAGCCGCAAAACCATACCCCACCCCACCCGCGCGCCGGGCAAAGCGAAGATCCGAGCCACCGGCGGCGATCGTTGGCACCACCTGCGCGCCGGGGAATAACTCCACCAGCACAGCCTCAAGCACCTCATAGAGGGGATGATCGGTGGGAGAGATCGTGGCCTCCTCACTGATCAGGTGCTCAATTTCTACATCGATGCCTTCTAAGGCCTCATGTAATAGGGCATCGACATCCTCATCGCTTTGACCCGGAAGGGTGCGAATATCCAGCTCCAACCAAGCGTGGCTTGGCAGCACATTAATGGCCTGACCAGCGCGCAGGACTGTTTGGGCGATGCTGAGATGCGAGATGGCATCGCCATAGGCCGCCAATTGCCCAAGCGCCTCATAGCGCTCACCGCGCAGCACCGCCGCTTCGGTGGCGGCATCAAAGCGGAAGGCTTTAACAAAGCCCTGCCATGTTGGATCAGTGCTCACCTGCGGTGCGATAGCGGCAATACGAGCTGCCACCTGGCCAATCTTCACAATCGAAGAATCCTTGTGATACGGCGCCGAACCATGCCCGGCATCCCCATAAACATGGATCCTGCGCTGGGCCGCACCTTTTTCTCCCACATAGACGGTCAGCGCATCGGAGCCATCGGCGGTAGGCAGGTGGGCGCCGCCGGTTTCTGAAAGGCAATGCTGCCAGGAAAAGGCCTCGGGGTGATGCTCTTGTAACCACGCCGCTCCCAGGCCGCCGCGGGCTTCTTCATCTGCCACACCAACAAAGGTCAGCGTGCCGCCAAGGCCGCCTGCACGCGCAGCCTTCCTGGTCACTGCGGCCATGATGGCGGTAATAAAGAGCATGTCTACAGCCCCGCGCCCATAAATCTTGCCTTCGCGGATTTCGGCTGCAAAGGGATCGACGCTCCAACGCCCACGATCTACTGGCACCACATCGGTGTGCCCGAGCAGCGTGAGGGGCTTTGCATCAGGATCGGTGCCGGGGACGCTAAAAGCAATACTCACCCTGCCGGGTGCAGATTCGAAGCGCTGAACCTGTGCACCAGAACCTGCAAAGAAGGCCTCGAGGGTATCGGCATTGCGCACTTCCTGGCCCGAGGGCGCGGTGAGGTCATTCACGCAGGCGTTGCGGATGAGGTCTTGCAGGAGGGCGAGGGTGTCGTCGAAAAGCTCATGGTGCATACCTAGAAGCCTAACCCGAAGCAAAAAGCTAAACACTGTTCAAGTTTCCGACTAGGATGGCCAAGGAGTGTTGAAACAACAGGCGAAAGGTGACACGAGAATGACTGCCGATATCCTAGAACTCGCACGCGAGAAGGTGCTAGAAAAGGGCGAAGGCCTCAGCAAAGAAGAAGTGCTTGAGGTGCTACAGCTTGACGAGTCCCGCATTAATGAACTGCTTGAACTCGCCCACGAAGTACGTCTGAAGTGGTGCGGTGAAGAGGTTGAGGTAGAAGGAATTATCTCGCTCAAGACCGGCGGCTGCCCCGAGGATTGCCACTTCTGCTCGCAGTCTGGCCTGTTCCAATCGCCGGTGCGTTCCGCCTGGCTCGATATTGCCGGCCTGGTAGAAGCTGCCAAGCAGACCCAAAAGTCTGGTGCTACCGAATTCTGCATCGTCGCCGCCGTCAAGGGCCCCGATGAGCGCCTGATGAGCCAGTTGGAAGAGGCCGTGGCCGCCATTAAGTCCGAGGTGGACATTGAGGTTGCTGCCTCGGTGGGCATCTTGACCCAAGAGCAGGTGGATCGCCTGGCAGCAGCAGGTGTGCACCGCTATAACCACAACCTGGAAACGGCTCGTTCTTTCTTCCCCAACGTGGTTACCACCCACTCCTGGGAATCGCGCCGCGATACCCTGCGCATGGTGGCAGAAGCGGGCATGGAAGTGTGCTCGGGTGGCATTTTGGGCATGGGCGAAACCCTGGAACAGCGCGCAGAATTTGCCGCGGATCTGGCAGAGCTCAACCCCACCGAGGTGCCCATGAACTTCCTGGATCCGCGCCCCGGTACGCCTTTTGAAGATAAAGAGCTGATGGAAACTGCCGACGCCCTGCGCGCCATCGGTGCCTTCCGCCTGGCCCTGCCCAAGACGATCCTTCGTTTTGCCGGTGGCCGCGAGCTCACCTTGGGCGATCTTGGTACTGAGCAGGGTCTTCTTGGTGGCATCAACGCCGTGATCGTGGGCAATTACCTCACCACCTTGGGCCGCCCGATGGAAGAGGATCTGGATATGTTGGGCAAGCTGCGCCTTCCCATCAAGGCCTTGAATTCGAGCGTCTAATGGCCCGCGTGAATAATTCCACCGAGTTGCTTGAGGCGCTGCTCGCTGGTGATACCCCGGCGTTTCACCCGAATACCGGCAAGCCTTTCGACGAAGAACAGCGCCTCTCACCATCGGCCCGTGCTGGATTTGAGGCCCCTCGCTTCTGCCAGCTTTGTGGCCGCCGCATGGTGGTGCAGGTGCGCCCCGATGGCTGGGAAGCGCAGTGTTCACGCCACGGCAGCGTTGATTCGGTGTACCTAGGCAAGCGTTAAAACCTTCAAGCCTCAAAGCACATCCATCGCGGTTCCTAGGGATTAGGAGCCGCGATGTTTCACGTGGAACCTCCCACTTGGCCGCCAAAGCACAAACGAATACCCCTTAGTGCAAATGACAGCAGTGTGCACTAAGGGGTATTGATGAAAAAACCTCACTGCCTTGGCACATCGGCACTATTGCTCATATAAGGTGGCAACCATGAAACTTTCACGCGCAATCCTCGCAGCGGCGGCGACCCTCACCCTGGCTGCCTGCAGCAATGGTGCTAGCCCGGACAATGACAACGCCGTGGACTTCAAAGAAACCGAGCGCGTAGCAAGCGCCGACGGCACGCAAGCATCTGCCAAACTCTTTGATAAGAGCAAGAAGGTCTATGTTGCTGGCGATAGCCTTCCGGAGCAGTGGGCAGCAGCAAAGAAGGCAGTAGAAGAAGGCGTGCCCATGCTGCAGGGCGACTCCGATGAGGTGAAAAAGGAGATCGAGCGCCTCGGTGCCGAAGCCGAGCATGTCGATGCCGAGAAGGCTAAGCAAGAAGCTCCCGAAGATCTGAGCAAAGACAATATTGTGCAAAAGATCGTCGAGCTCAAGCCCAAGAAGGAACGCGAAGGCGAGCCGATTCTGATTAACTCCACCACCTCGGTGGCGTCGGCTGCCACAGCGCGTGCCATCGGTGCGCCCATCAACCTGCTCATGGGCAGCGATCCCCGCGAATCCGAATTGGTTATGGAAAACCCCGATACCGATGTGCTTGCCATCGGCCAGGGTTTCGTAGAAGAAGATGACTTCGATACCCGCCTAGAGCTGGCCAATAATGGTGAGCTTCCCGGCGGAGGCGGCCTGGTCTTTCCTGGGCGCCGCATGATCGCCCTCTACGGGCACCCCTCCGGCGGAGCACTCGGTGTGATGGGTGAATACAAACCAGACGATGCCGTAGAGCACGCCAAGGAACTGGTTGCCCAATACCAGCCCATGGAATCGCAGCCGGTGATCCCCGCCTTTGAGATCATTGCCACCGTGGCAGCCGCCGAACCAGGCCCCGATGGGGATTACTCCAATGAGGCCGACCCAGAAGAGCTCATTCCCTACATCGACGCCATCACCGAGGCCGGCGGCTACGCCGTGTTGGACCTGCAATCGGGCCAATCGGACTTCTTAAAGCAAGCCAAGCTCTATGAGGACCTGCTCAAGCGCCCAAATGTCGGCCTTGCACTTGATCCCGAGTGGCGCATTAACCCAGGCGAGGTGCCCATGCAGCGCGTGGGCAATGTGGAAGCAGAAGAGATTAACCAAACCTCCGAGTGGCTTGCCAACTTGGTGCGCGAGAATAATCTGCCCCAAAAGGCCTTGGTGCTGCACCAATTCCAGGTGCAGATGATCCAAAACCGCGATGATCTCAACGTGAGCTACCCAGAATTGGCCTTTGTGCTGCATGCCGACGGCCACGGCACCCCTGAGCAGAAATTTGATACCTGGAATGTGATCCGCCAGGATCTGCAGCCAGAGATCTTCATGGCATGGAAGAACTTCTACGACGAAGACCAGCCCATGTTCACCCCTGAACAGACCTATGAAGACGTCCAACCGCGCCCCTGGTTTGTCTCCTATCAATAACCTCCGCCTAGCTTCGGAGTACCCCGGCTTCAGTGCCGCGAGCCTTCGCACTCCCTGTGGTGATCTGCTCATTGCAGCAGACGATCAGGGGGTGCGCTTTGTGCGTTTTGGCAGCGACTCACCCTTGGCCGCCTGTGTGCATGCGAACCCCTCTGCCACCACCGAGGCGCACCTGCAGGCAGCACTGCAGCAATTGAGGCAGTACTTCCAAGGCGAGCGCCAAGCATTCGATCTGCCCATCGCCATCGACCATGGCACGACGTTTCAGCGCAGCACCTGGCAGGCACTGCGCATGATCGAATACGGCAAGTACTGGACCTATGGCGAAGTAGCCACATATATTGGCAGGCCTCAAGCCACCCGAGCCATCGGTACTGCCTGCGGAGCCAACCCCGTTCCCATCCTTATTCCTTGCCACCGCGTGCTTCCTGCTCATGGGGGCATTGGTGGCTATGCCGGCGGTAGCAGATGGAAACAAGCCCTGCTAGAGCTAGAAGGGTTCAACTGCACTTAGTTGATCTGCAGGTGGTGGAAGTGATCCACCGGGCCATGGCCTTTGCCCACCTGAAGGGCATCGGCGGCCTTCAAGGCACCGTGTAACCACTGCGTTGCCCACTGCACCGCAGCCTCAAGGCTTTCACCTGCACCTAAGCGGGTAGCGATGGCAGAGGATAGAGAACACCCCGTGCCATGCGTATTGCGGGTATGCACCCGCTGATTTTCAATCACATGCACGCTGATGTCGCTGCCATCTTCTGAAGCCTTCAACACCGCATTCAAAGGCTCGCCCGAAAGGTGGCCACCTTTGACTAGCACGCTGCAGCCATAGCGTTGAAGCACCTGGCGGCCTTGCTCAATCGCACCTTCGAGGTCGCTTGCAGGTTCACTGTTGCTCAGTACCGCTAGCTCCGGGATATTGGGGGTAATCAGGCTGGCAAGGGGTAGTAGTTGGCGCAGGGCATCTTCGGCGGCGCTATCTAGGAGGCGGTGGCCGCTGGTGGATACCATCACCGGATCGAGTACGACGGGGCTGCTGGGCTGTTGCTGCAGCCAGGCGTGCACGCAGTTGATTACCTCGCTGGTGCCAAGCATGCCAATTTTGATGGCGTCGATCACCACATCATCGCTAATGGCCTCAAGCTGAGATTGCACCACCTTGATAGGAGGGTAAAACACATCGATCACGCCGAGCGTATTTTGGCTCACGATGGAGGTGATCACCGACATGGCGTAGCCGCCAGCAGCGCTGATGGCTTTGATATCGGCTTGGGCACCGGCGCCACCGGTGGGATCAGTGCCGGCTATGGATACAACGCGCGGTTTGAAGGCAGATCCGGTACTCATGGCCTTAAGGTTAGGCTGCGGCTCCAAAAAGTGCACCGGCACCATAGGTAAGCGCTAAACCTGCCATACCCCCAATACCCAAACGTAGGCAGGAACGAAGCGGGGAGGTTTGGGCCAATTTGGCGGATACAAAACCAGTAATAAGCAGCGCCAACATCGTAACTATCGCCACCGCCAGGGCTGGTTGCGGGGCAAGCCAAGCAGCAAGAAGCGGCAAGAGCGCACCGAGGATAAATGCGGTGGCGGAAGAAAAGGCCGCGTGCAGTGGATTGGTTAAGTCTTCAGAATCAATGCCTAGTTCTAAGCGAAGGTGTGCGCGGATGGGATCCCCGCCGCTAATTTCCCTCGCTGCTTGATCCGCCGTGGCCTGGCTAATGCCATAGGTGGTGAGGATTTGTGCCATTTCTGCACATTCTGCCTCTGGTAGTTCTGCGAGCTCGCGGCGTTCTTTGGCAATCAGCATCGTTTCGGAGTCGTGTTGGGCAGAGACAGAAACATATTCTCCAAGCGCCATCGACACCGCACCGGCCACGGTAGAGGCAATACCGGCTGAAAAGATGGCTGTGTTGCTGCTACCTGCGGCAATCACGCCCAGCAGCAGGGCTGCAACAGAGACGATGCCATCATTGGCGCCAAGGACACCGGCACGAAGCCAGTTCAGTTTGGCATTGAGATTGCCATTGTGTGGCTCGTGGTGGTCTAAGACGGCCTCGGAGATACCCATGGCTGTGCTCCTTTGACAATGGTGTGTTTTGAGCCATAGTCACATGAGCTTGTATTGCCCGCAAGCAATCCGAAGCAACCCTTAGTAATGCAAGGCTGTACTGCGTTAGTGCTGGTGGTGGCCACGCCAGGGGGTGTGCTCCAGCCGGCGGATCTCCGCGTGCACCAATTGCCGAGCGCGAGGATCATAGGGCAGATCCTCGTGGAGCACCATTGCATTGCGA
This window of the Corynebacterium pseudopelargi genome carries:
- a CDS encoding methylated-DNA--[protein]-cysteine S-methyltransferase, translating into MKTSNRAPGLSPINNLRLASEYPGFSAASLRTPCGDLLIAADDQGVRFVRFGSDSPLAACVHANPSATTEAHLQAALQQLRQYFQGERQAFDLPIAIDHGTTFQRSTWQALRMIEYGKYWTYGEVATYIGRPQATRAIGTACGANPVPILIPCHRVLPAHGGIGGYAGGSRWKQALLELEGFNCT
- the thiD gene encoding bifunctional hydroxymethylpyrimidine kinase/phosphomethylpyrimidine kinase translates to MSTGSAFKPRVVSIAGTDPTGGAGAQADIKAISAAGGYAMSVITSIVSQNTLGVIDVFYPPIKVVQSQLEAISDDVVIDAIKIGMLGTSEVINCVHAWLQQQPSSPVVLDPVMVSTSGHRLLDSAAEDALRQLLPLASLITPNIPELAVLSNSEPASDLEGAIEQGRQVLQRYGCSVLVKGGHLSGEPLNAVLKASEDGSDISVHVIENQRVHTRNTHGTGCSLSSAIATRLGAGESLEAAVQWATQWLHGALKAADALQVGKGHGPVDHFHHLQIN
- a CDS encoding VIT1/CCC1 transporter family protein, yielding MGISEAVLDHHEPHNGNLNAKLNWLRAGVLGANDGIVSVAALLLGVIAAGSSNTAIFSAGIASTVAGAVSMALGEYVSVSAQHDSETMLIAKERRELAELPEAECAEMAQILTTYGISQATADQAAREISGGDPIRAHLRLELGIDSEDLTNPLHAAFSSATAFILGALLPLLAAWLAPQPALAVAIVTMLALLITGFVSAKLAQTSPLRSCLRLGIGGMAGLALTYGAGALFGAAA